In the genome of Shewanella glacialimarina, one region contains:
- the pepA gene encoding leucyl aminopeptidase, whose protein sequence is MEFSVKSGSPEKQRSACIVVGVYEPRRLSGIAEQLDKISEGYISNLLRRGDLEGKPGQMLLLHHVPNVLSERVLLVGCGKERELDERQYKQIITKTINTLNETGSMEAVCFLTELHVKGRDTYWKVRQAVETTQASLYSFDALKTRKGETRRPLRKMVFNVPTRKELTIGERAVEHGMAVSAGMHLCRDVANMPPNICNPAYLASQARQMAETYETLKVSTIGEEQMAKLGMNSYLAVGRASANESIMTIMEYQGAVDSTQKPIVIVGKGLTFDSGGISLKPGEAMDEMKYDMGGAAGVIGAMKALCEMKLPINVIGVLAGCENMVSGSAYRPGDILTTMSGQTVEVLNTDAEGRLVLCDVLTYVERFDPELVIDTATLTGACVVALGKHASGLFSSHNPLAHEILNAGEQSGDRAWRMPLWDEYQDLLDSPFADMTNLGGRPAGAISAACFLSRFAKKYNWAHLDVAGTAWNSGANKGSTGRPVPILTQFLINRSGIDINE, encoded by the coding sequence ATGGAGTTTAGCGTAAAGAGCGGTAGCCCCGAAAAACAACGTTCAGCATGTATTGTTGTGGGTGTATACGAACCTCGCCGTCTATCTGGCATAGCAGAGCAGTTAGATAAAATTAGTGAAGGTTACATCAGTAATCTTCTTCGTCGTGGCGACCTAGAAGGTAAGCCAGGACAAATGTTATTACTTCATCATGTCCCGAATGTGTTGAGCGAACGTGTATTATTAGTTGGTTGTGGCAAAGAGCGCGAGTTAGATGAGCGCCAATACAAACAAATTATCACTAAAACCATTAATACCTTAAACGAAACAGGCTCAATGGAAGCAGTATGCTTTTTAACTGAGCTACACGTTAAAGGCCGTGATACTTACTGGAAAGTACGCCAAGCAGTAGAAACCACGCAAGCCAGCTTATATAGCTTTGATGCGCTTAAAACCCGTAAAGGTGAGACTCGCCGACCATTGCGTAAGATGGTCTTTAATGTGCCTACACGCAAAGAACTTACCATAGGCGAACGCGCTGTAGAACATGGTATGGCTGTGTCTGCAGGTATGCATTTGTGTCGTGACGTGGCAAATATGCCGCCAAACATCTGTAATCCAGCTTATCTAGCATCGCAAGCCCGTCAAATGGCTGAAACCTATGAAACGCTGAAAGTATCAACTATCGGTGAAGAACAAATGGCTAAGTTAGGTATGAATTCATACTTAGCTGTGGGTCGTGCAAGCGCCAACGAATCTATAATGACCATTATGGAATATCAAGGCGCAGTAGATAGCACCCAAAAACCAATTGTAATAGTCGGCAAAGGCTTAACCTTTGACTCAGGCGGTATTTCATTAAAACCTGGCGAAGCCATGGACGAAATGAAGTACGACATGGGTGGCGCGGCAGGTGTTATCGGTGCAATGAAAGCATTGTGTGAAATGAAGTTGCCCATCAATGTCATTGGTGTACTAGCTGGCTGTGAAAACATGGTTTCAGGTAGTGCATATCGTCCAGGCGATATTCTCACCACTATGTCAGGCCAAACCGTTGAAGTGTTAAACACCGATGCTGAAGGTCGCTTAGTATTATGTGATGTATTAACTTACGTTGAGCGTTTTGACCCTGAATTAGTGATCGATACTGCCACCCTCACCGGTGCCTGTGTAGTTGCATTAGGCAAACATGCTTCAGGCTTGTTCAGCTCACATAACCCACTTGCGCATGAAATTTTAAATGCCGGTGAACAAAGTGGTGACCGCGCATGGCGCATGCCATTATGGGATGAATACCAGGACTTACTCGACAGTCCTTTTGCTGACATGACTAACTTAGGTGGTCGTCCTGCAGGAGCGATATCTGCTGCATGCTTCTTGTCTCGCTTTGCCAAAAAGTACAACTGGGCCCATTTAGATGTGGCAGGCACTGCCTGGAACAGCGGCGCAAATAAAGGATCAACCGGTCGTCCGGTACCTATTTTGACTCAGTTCTTAATTAATCGCTCAGGTATTGATATCAACGAGTAA
- a CDS encoding DNA polymerase III subunit chi yields the protein MTQALFYLMPENSLQTSALDALYLAACRLAEQHYRQQKQVYIHCQDKQQAYMIDELLWQFEPSSFVPHNLKGEGPVTGSPVEIGFDTLGPNKSRQVLINLADQAPQFAVNLPHIIDFVANDDSLKGIARKRYREYQTLGCQVTTQALAE from the coding sequence ATGACTCAAGCATTGTTTTATTTAATGCCAGAAAATAGCCTGCAAACAAGTGCTTTAGATGCGCTTTATTTGGCTGCTTGTAGGTTAGCCGAACAACACTATAGACAACAAAAACAAGTCTATATTCATTGCCAGGACAAACAACAAGCCTATATGATCGATGAATTATTATGGCAATTTGAGCCGAGCAGTTTTGTGCCCCATAACTTAAAAGGTGAAGGCCCTGTGACGGGTTCGCCGGTTGAGATTGGTTTTGATACCCTTGGTCCTAATAAAAGTCGCCAGGTTCTGATTAATCTTGCAGACCAAGCCCCCCAATTTGCGGTAAACTTACCGCATATTATCGATTTTGTGGCTAATGATGATTCACTTAAAGGCATAGCACGAAAACGCTACCGTGAATATCAAACGCTTGGGTGCCAAGTCACCACCCAAGCATTAGCCGAATAA